CGATTGCAGTAATTTTTTTACCAATATTTAAAAGCTCCCGTGTCCAGATTCCTGTGCCACTGGCTAACTCTAAAATATCATTTACCCCTACAATTTGCTGTACTGCACTTTTGACAACAGCTATTTCTTCAAACCAGCGCTGGTTGTTTACCTCACCGCGATCATAGCGTCCTATTCTATAGAACCACTCATCATATTCATTTGCTCTAGCACGGTAATAGTCAATTTGTTGTTGAAGAATATTATCTGTCATCCTGTATTTCCTCGTAGATTATAACAATATATTTCTTGCTATTTCTATTATTCCGTTTACGTCTTTACAATAAAATCTATAATTATTTTCATTTGGTTTCCTTACTAGAATGGCTTTGATTCCGGCGCGTAAGGCTCCAGCAACATCGGCATCATAGTTATCTCCGATCATCAAACATTGTGTTTTTTCAATTTTTAAATCTTTTATGACATAATCATAAACTTGAAGGTTTGGCTTTTCATAACCAATTTTTCCAGAGGTATATATAGAAGTAAAGTAATCTTTAATGCCTAAATTATCTATAATTTCGTCAAGTTCAGGTATATGATTTGATAAAATAACATTTTGATAATTATTGCTGTTTGCAACTTCCAATGTAGAAATCACATCATCATATATATGCCATTTGCTGAGATTTTTGTATTCCCTTTGTACTAGTGCAGCAAATTTTATAGCATCTTTTTTACTGATGCCTAATTTTTCATATATTTCCACAAAATATTCAGTCATATACTCCCACCATGCTCTACCATTAAAAAAAATGTTATGGGGAGTCTCAGGGTAGTGCCAAGTAAAGCCGTTTTTGAGGAGCCGACGAACATCTTCTAATTTGATATTGCAAATTCCATTACTTTCTAATACTGAGTGTAAAGTTCCACTCCACATTCCTTCTCGATAACCAAGTGTGTTGTCAAAATCCCATAATAAATATTTCATTATTAATTTAGTTTTTAACTACTGTTAAGAGTGCGCGATCGCACCAAGCGCACTAGCAAAGCTGCTGACAGTGTAGAAATAAACAAGCTGTGTGAAAACCAGTTTGGCGTAGCCAGTCGAGATATTCTTCAATAATGGCTTGATAATCTGTTTTTGTGGTTATCGCTGTAAAACGCAGATTATCCC
This region of Nostoc sp. UHCC 0302 genomic DNA includes:
- a CDS encoding HAD family hydrolase, with amino-acid sequence MKYLLWDFDNTLGYREGMWSGTLHSVLESNGICNIKLEDVRRLLKNGFTWHYPETPHNIFFNGRAWWEYMTEYFVEIYEKLGISKKDAIKFAALVQREYKNLSKWHIYDDVISTLEVANSNNYQNVILSNHIPELDEIIDNLGIKDYFTSIYTSGKIGYEKPNLQVYDYVIKDLKIEKTQCLMIGDNYDADVAGALRAGIKAILVRKPNENNYRFYCKDVNGIIEIARNILL